One Candidatus Paceibacterota bacterium genomic region harbors:
- a CDS encoding DNA translocase FtsK 4TM domain-containing protein: protein MARKKIKKSERDNVDEKTSSGFFSKVNEGLKHETKHGVLAVACILLALLLFLAKFGFGGIVFKGAYYYLYLLFGSGYLLFPLALAVLGYLFSKAMRPQMVTTSVFGSAILFLAALGLMDLRFRQPTHGYLSGGLIGQGLAVVLDKLFDPTVSMIILTAVAVVGILILLDTQISLDGKLFGRRLWGEEPESEDEDVDIEKPEQLKLAAQPEGTKPEARPETPIDNSNKKSRIIASAKTAEISEEEFSTAFRSRGAFVPPPLSLLEEDTGKPGVGDIKANSNIIKRTLLNFGINVEMDEISIGPSVTRYALKPAEGVKLSKIVALQNDLSLALAAHPLRIEAPIPGKSLVGIEIPNTTKTTVRLGSMLASDQFAGSSKPLLMAMGRTVSGAALFTDLAKSPHMLIAGATGSGKSVTIHALILSLLYRNSPEAMRFIMIDPKRVELTLYNKIPHLLTPVITDAKKSILSLRWAAKEMERRYEILESTGSRDIQSYHKNIFEPALEKNKKVDAELPDPMPYIVIVLDELADIMTAYPRELEAAIVRLAQMSRAVGIHLILSTQRPSTEVITGLIKANIPSRVALQVPSQIDSRTIIDMPGAEKLLGAGDMLYLGGDMSKPVRLQCSFVSEPETKKVVKYLIDQYEDMAPNEIHMSEPTSSGDMFTEKSVAGFDSESSGDDDELYESAREAVMQAGKASTSYLQRKLKVGYARAARLIDLLEERGVVGPGEGAKPREVYGASGSSFGLDKDTASADALISSPGQSTGGDNLSS, encoded by the coding sequence ATGGCAAGAAAAAAAATCAAGAAGAGTGAGCGCGATAACGTTGACGAGAAGACCTCATCGGGTTTCTTTTCTAAAGTTAATGAGGGCTTGAAACACGAGACCAAGCACGGGGTGCTTGCTGTCGCTTGCATCCTTTTGGCACTCCTCCTATTCCTTGCCAAGTTCGGCTTCGGCGGTATCGTATTCAAGGGCGCGTACTATTATCTGTATCTCCTATTTGGTTCAGGGTATCTGCTATTCCCGCTTGCGCTCGCTGTGCTCGGCTATCTCTTCAGTAAAGCGATGCGGCCGCAAATGGTGACGACCTCTGTGTTCGGCAGTGCAATACTTTTCTTGGCGGCTCTCGGACTCATGGACTTGCGCTTTCGCCAGCCGACGCACGGCTATCTTTCCGGCGGTTTAATAGGACAGGGCTTGGCTGTTGTTCTGGATAAACTTTTCGACCCGACCGTCAGTATGATTATATTGACTGCTGTGGCGGTCGTGGGAATCCTGATACTTCTTGATACGCAAATATCGCTTGATGGTAAATTATTCGGGAGACGTTTATGGGGTGAGGAACCAGAGTCTGAAGACGAAGACGTGGATATCGAGAAGCCAGAACAACTCAAACTCGCCGCACAACCCGAGGGGACAAAGCCTGAAGCCAGACCAGAGACACCAATAGATAATTCCAATAAGAAATCTAGAATTATAGCATCGGCTAAAACAGCTGAAATTTCAGAGGAAGAATTCTCAACGGCCTTCAGAAGCCGTGGCGCATTCGTGCCCCCCCCGCTCTCTCTTTTAGAAGAAGATACCGGCAAACCGGGCGTAGGCGACATCAAAGCGAACTCCAATATTATCAAACGCACCTTGCTTAACTTCGGTATTAATGTAGAGATGGACGAGATATCAATCGGCCCATCGGTTACTCGCTATGCACTTAAGCCGGCCGAAGGCGTTAAACTCTCGAAGATTGTAGCCCTGCAGAATGACTTGTCGCTTGCGCTTGCGGCGCACCCTCTTCGCATAGAAGCACCGATACCTGGCAAGTCACTCGTTGGCATTGAGATACCGAACACAACCAAGACAACAGTGCGCTTGGGATCAATGCTGGCCTCTGATCAATTCGCTGGCTCAAGCAAGCCGCTCCTTATGGCAATGGGTCGTACCGTGTCGGGCGCTGCATTATTTACCGACCTTGCCAAGTCTCCACATATGCTTATTGCCGGTGCGACCGGTTCCGGCAAGTCTGTGACTATCCACGCACTCATCTTGTCACTCTTATACCGCAATTCGCCCGAGGCGATGCGCTTTATCATGATAGACCCAAAGCGCGTCGAGCTCACACTTTACAACAAAATCCCGCATCTTTTGACGCCGGTTATCACCGATGCGAAGAAAAGCATCTTGTCTCTTCGTTGGGCCGCGAAGGAAATGGAACGCCGATATGAAATATTAGAGAGCACCGGTTCGCGCGACATTCAGTCGTACCACAAGAATATTTTTGAACCCGCACTCGAGAAAAACAAAAAAGTAGACGCTGAATTGCCCGACCCGATGCCATACATAGTTATAGTGCTAGATGAACTTGCTGATATTATGACCGCCTATCCTCGAGAGCTTGAGGCCGCCATCGTCCGCCTGGCCCAGATGTCACGTGCAGTCGGCATCCACTTGATCTTATCAACCCAGCGACCATCTACAGAGGTAATCACTGGTCTGATTAAAGCCAACATACCATCGCGTGTCGCCCTCCAGGTACCCTCACAAATCGACTCGCGCACTATTATTGATATGCCTGGAGCAGAGAAACTGCTCGGCGCCGGTGACATGCTCTATCTCGGTGGTGACATGTCCAAGCCGGTCCGCCTCCAATGTTCATTCGTGTCAGAGCCTGAGACAAAGAAGGTGGTGAAGTATTTGATAGATCAGTATGAGGATATGGCCCCGAACGAAATTCACATGAGCGAACCGACCTCTTCAGGCGACATGTTCACAGAGAAGTCTGTTGCCGGCTTCGACAGCGAGAGCTCCGGTGATGACGATGAGCTTTATGAATCAGCAAGAGAGGCGGTAATGCAAGCCGGCAAGGCTTCTACTTCTTATCTCCAGCGCAAGCTTAAGGTCGGCTATGCCAGAGCGGCTCGTCTTATCGATCTGCTGGAAGAAAGAGGAGTTGTTGGCCCTGGCGAGGGCGCAAAGCCGCGCGAAGTGTATGGAGCAAGCGGTTCAAGCTTCGGTCTAGATAAAGACACTGCTTCTGCCGATGCGCTCATTAGCAGCCCCGGGCAATCCACAGGTGGGGACAATTTGAGTAGCTAA
- the rodA gene encoding rod shape-determining protein RodA translates to MQIKAFLRGIDWVLFFATLPIVGAGILTMNAFTGQNYFAIRQIIWLLASIFVFFIATRIDWRFAKRPRILVASYLFLNLLLLGLFAAAKIKGASSWFHFGIFAIEPSEFVKILLIIILAKYFHRRHIEIANFKHIFISGLYAAVPLVLVLLQPDFGSAIIILIIWFGMTMVSGISKKHFFTLIGSGILAFLLLWLFIFKPYQKNRILNFIDPLRDVRGSGYNAFQSQIAVGSGQILGKGVGFGTQSRLKFLPEYQTDFIFAAFAEEWGFMGVSLLLICYGIIAWRIIANAFVSGTNFETLFCAGYGIFIMAHFAINAGMNVGLLPVTGITLPFMSYGGTHLIVEYLGLGMIMSMRRYARATHRDNMKNEFLGI, encoded by the coding sequence ATGCAAATAAAGGCTTTTTTGCGCGGAATTGACTGGGTATTATTCTTTGCAACATTGCCAATCGTCGGTGCGGGTATCCTGACAATGAACGCATTCACCGGCCAGAATTACTTTGCTATCCGGCAGATTATTTGGCTTCTCGCCTCCATTTTTGTTTTTTTTATTGCAACTAGGATAGACTGGCGTTTCGCCAAGCGGCCGCGAATACTTGTTGCTAGTTATCTTTTTCTAAATCTATTATTGTTGGGGCTCTTCGCCGCAGCAAAAATCAAAGGAGCCTCAAGTTGGTTTCATTTCGGTATTTTTGCCATAGAGCCGAGTGAATTCGTAAAGATCCTCCTTATCATAATTCTGGCGAAATACTTTCACCGCCGTCACATAGAAATAGCGAACTTTAAGCACATATTCATCTCCGGGCTCTATGCGGCTGTGCCACTCGTTCTCGTGCTCCTTCAGCCGGATTTCGGTTCCGCTATCATTATTCTGATAATCTGGTTCGGTATGACCATGGTCTCTGGTATATCGAAGAAGCATTTTTTTACTCTTATCGGCTCCGGAATCCTCGCTTTTTTACTTCTCTGGCTTTTCATTTTTAAACCATATCAGAAGAACAGAATTCTAAACTTCATCGACCCCCTTCGCGACGTGCGCGGATCCGGGTACAATGCATTCCAATCTCAAATTGCTGTTGGCTCGGGGCAAATACTGGGTAAAGGCGTTGGTTTCGGCACACAGTCCCGACTTAAATTCTTACCAGAATATCAGACAGATTTCATTTTTGCGGCTTTCGCAGAAGAATGGGGATTCATGGGCGTATCACTTCTTCTTATCTGCTACGGGATTATCGCCTGGCGTATTATTGCGAACGCTTTCGTTAGCGGAACCAATTTTGAGACGTTGTTCTGCGCCGGTTATGGTATTTTTATTATGGCTCATTTCGCAATAAATGCAGGAATGAACGTCGGCCTCTTGCCTGTCACCGGTATCACCTTGCCCTTTATGAGCTACGGCGGTACTCACCTGATAGTGGAGTATTTAGGTCTTGGTATGATAATGAGCATGCGTCGGTACGCCCGCGCCACTCACCGGGATAACATGAAGAATGAATTTTTGGGGATTTAA
- the rplL gene encoding 50S ribosomal protein L7/L12, translating to MEVPAKFADIVSKIETMSVLDLSELVHILEEKFGVTAQAAMMAAPAAAAAGAPAEEKTSFDVELTSAGEQKVAVIKAVKDILGLGLKEAKDMVDGAPVMLKAGMKKEEAEAAKKAIETAGGKVTLK from the coding sequence ATGGAAGTTCCAGCAAAATTCGCTGACATCGTCAGCAAGATCGAAACGATGAGTGTGCTCGACCTCTCAGAGCTCGTGCACATCTTGGAAGAGAAGTTCGGTGTGACTGCCCAAGCCGCAATGATGGCCGCTCCGGCCGCAGCCGCAGCAGGTGCTCCGGCAGAAGAGAAGACTTCGTTCGACGTTGAGCTCACCTCGGCCGGCGAACAGAAAGTTGCCGTCATTAAGGCAGTTAAAGACATCCTCGGTCTTGGTTTAAAGGAAGCCAAGGACATGGTAGACGGTGCCCCGGTCATGCTCAAAGCGGGCATGAAGAAGGAGGAAGCCGAAGCCGCCAAGAAGGCGATCGAGACAGCGGGAGGTAAAGTTACTCTAAAGTAA
- a CDS encoding PKD domain-containing protein has translation MPKHLTLIGLLGVVLMGNIAQASVTNISFSNEQQNVAVGVSSDKITIQANDKLPETGDLYLTTSSFTGQFSSNSTDWQLIEKVTMSKNTANRTVYYKDSTAGNYTLTARLVLRTSGTSWTATQPITVGSVVETATTTQVSATTTEQTASTTTEIIESQTALSAISAHDSALPTSDDIKIKLQLVADAGRERIAVTHAPITFSSSAVDQAGKKVTSLDTVWSFGDGTTAHGENIEHAYGYPGDYVVIMNTQKSDLAAVDRTLVHVAPAQIMITHAQAGIQNANVEIFNQGKTEVNLARWSLASGMNSYVFPRDTIILAGKHITLPYSVTKLTIEDHTSVVLLTPGQETMHTFIKKPEQYLAVNSKVPAIATSSVNIINKPTLADVRRALVALEKKIAPMDIRPVAITVPVKREIVTVKAVATSSVPKIITVKKPTGFFANIMSLFNK, from the coding sequence ATGCCGAAACACCTCACTCTGATCGGACTTCTCGGGGTGGTGCTCATGGGGAATATTGCGCAAGCTTCTGTAACTAATATCTCATTCAGTAATGAACAGCAGAATGTTGCTGTCGGTGTATCTTCGGATAAAATCACTATTCAAGCTAACGACAAACTCCCTGAAACCGGGGATCTGTATCTGACCACATCTTCATTTACCGGGCAATTTTCTTCTAATAGTACCGATTGGCAACTCATTGAGAAAGTAACGATGAGTAAGAATACTGCCAACAGAACAGTGTATTACAAAGATAGTACAGCCGGTAATTATACACTCACGGCGCGGTTAGTACTGCGTACAAGTGGCACTTCTTGGACAGCGACACAACCGATAACTGTGGGTAGTGTAGTCGAAACAGCGACGACGACCCAGGTCTCGGCTACGACTACTGAACAGACAGCTTCCACCACCACAGAAATAATAGAGTCACAGACAGCACTCTCCGCGATCTCCGCACACGACAGCGCTTTGCCGACGAGCGACGATATTAAAATAAAATTACAGCTTGTCGCTGATGCCGGGCGCGAGCGCATTGCTGTAACTCATGCGCCAATTACTTTTTCATCTTCAGCGGTTGATCAGGCTGGAAAGAAAGTTACTTCGCTTGATACCGTGTGGTCATTCGGTGATGGTACTACGGCGCATGGAGAAAATATTGAGCATGCTTACGGCTACCCCGGCGATTATGTGGTCATCATGAACACGCAGAAGTCGGACTTGGCGGCGGTTGATAGGACGTTGGTACACGTGGCGCCAGCGCAAATAATGATAACTCACGCACAAGCCGGTATTCAGAATGCCAACGTTGAGATCTTTAATCAAGGCAAGACAGAAGTTAATCTCGCGCGCTGGTCACTCGCGTCCGGTATGAATTCGTACGTTTTCCCTCGTGATACGATAATTCTGGCCGGCAAACATATCACACTGCCATATTCGGTTACGAAATTGACGATTGAAGATCACACGTCTGTTGTTTTGCTTACTCCGGGCCAAGAAACAATGCACACATTCATTAAAAAACCAGAACAATACTTGGCGGTGAATAGTAAGGTACCGGCCATAGCCACTTCTTCTGTAAACATAATTAATAAGCCGACTCTTGCTGACGTACGGCGAGCGCTCGTGGCACTAGAGAAGAAAATTGCACCAATGGATATTCGCCCCGTTGCAATTACGGTGCCGGTTAAGCGAGAAATTGTGACAGTAAAAGCGGTAGCCACCTCGTCTGTCCCCAAAATTATCACCGTGAAGAAACCCACAGGATTTTTTGCCAATATTATGTCATTATTTAACAAATAA
- a CDS encoding peptidoglycan-binding domain-containing protein: MIKKYIAATVGLLLAMPFTALAAADDVTLTTDVSIVTGGVTFNVSGSSATISTLSVNASNFAVTLGNGSSVTVKTADSSQIGDDAPSANLSSSTCVPGNSTKTYTATGVVTVTVFPTSIICSSGSGGSSTPTPTPVVSSGGGSVSTTPVITIPAVVPPVVVPPVVVPPVTQTPNVPAIVNANPSKVAVAVSPVFTRALAKNQTHADAKRLQQLLSLDLGVAVKTTGKFDTATQNALKKFQVKYKIAKSGQVGYGTFGPATRAKMAELFELQKSVVAATSSTSASRLALIKTLLDKIKELQAQLKLMQ, from the coding sequence ATGATTAAAAAATACATAGCAGCTACAGTCGGGTTGCTCTTGGCCATGCCGTTTACGGCCTTGGCAGCAGCAGATGACGTAACGCTCACGACTGACGTATCAATCGTCACTGGCGGAGTCACGTTCAACGTCAGTGGATCAAGCGCTACAATCTCAACGCTTTCGGTCAATGCCTCCAACTTCGCAGTAACTCTTGGTAACGGTTCATCAGTTACGGTAAAAACGGCAGATAGTTCTCAAATCGGTGACGATGCGCCAAGCGCCAATCTTTCGTCAAGCACTTGTGTCCCGGGCAATTCTACAAAGACATATACTGCGACAGGTGTTGTGACCGTCACCGTCTTTCCAACAAGTATCATTTGTAGTAGCGGTAGTGGCGGAAGCTCTACGCCAACCCCCACGCCAGTCGTTTCTTCCGGCGGCGGCTCGGTGTCTACAACCCCAGTAATTACGATACCCGCAGTTGTTCCGCCAGTGGTGGTTCCTCCGGTCGTTGTTCCGCCGGTAACACAGACTCCGAATGTTCCGGCAATCGTGAATGCTAATCCGTCAAAAGTGGCAGTAGCAGTATCGCCGGTATTCACCAGAGCTCTTGCTAAGAATCAGACACATGCTGATGCCAAACGCTTGCAACAGCTTCTCTCGCTTGACCTAGGTGTTGCGGTAAAGACTACAGGCAAGTTCGATACTGCGACACAGAACGCGCTTAAGAAGTTCCAGGTCAAGTATAAGATTGCGAAGTCTGGTCAAGTTGGCTATGGCACATTCGGGCCAGCCACTCGAGCCAAGATGGCAGAGCTCTTCGAGCTTCAGAAGTCTGTTGTTGCGGCCACATCTTCTACTTCAGCAAGCAGACTTGCGCTTATCAAGACCCTGCTTGATAAGATCAAAGAGCTCCAAGCACAGCTCAAGCTAATGCAGTAA
- a CDS encoding peptidoglycan-binding domain-containing protein has protein sequence MSRKFKNSKVTKVISGLTGLMTAVVMVGGALVVPASAATAAELQSQIDALLSQVQTLQGQAEGGGSASSGYTFSKNLLLGSTGADVKALQELLNQDSDTQVSVTGAGSPGAETSYFGPATKRAVIKFQEKYADEILAPIGLAHGTGTVGPATRAKLNEWSGTVSSTDTTTSTFPAGCTSASGFSPTTGQSCASGTTTTTTTTLPAGCTSASGFSPTTGQSCAGGTTTTTTTTGAGTLTVSSATQPMNSLAPKGTSRVPFTTFTLTAGASDVSVTGVTVQRAGLAQDAAFAGVVLLSSDGTQLGIAKTLNSDHTATVGDPFTVKAGTSATYTIAGNMAADETSYAGQVAQLNVMGIQTAATVSGTFPILGAQQTINNTLSVGTATFAASSFDPNTAQSKQIGETAYKFSGLRVTAGSAERVILKSVRWYQSGSAASGDLANVITKVDGDSTLYPTTVSADGKYYTTIFGTSGLLIDKGLSKDLYVTGDLVGAGSSGRTVEFDVYKNTDIYMTGETYGYGIIGTATANCNAVASTATTASEFINSSTSCASSGTIGTPFYSASVLTISAGSVTSLQKATSVPSQNIAVNVPNQILGGYIVDLKGEPVAVQSHVFTIASSTAVAGNGVLTSVTLVDENGAVVAGPVDGVSATGNTPTQTVTFTDTVTYKIGAHTYTLKGKVPSTASTGNTYQVSSFTLSSATGQTTGNTITFPAGTALNTMTVKSGALAVSVSSQPVAQSIVSGGTNVLLANYQLDASQSGEDVRFSSLTGTLTSTGTEFATTSLTNCQIYNDAGVSITTGSNVVNPTATTIAWTFDNSYTVTKGTTKTLSAKCNLSTAAVAGNIVSLGLAASALGTATGQTSGNTVGTTYSASVGPAMTIAAGSFAVSQDSSAPSYTVVGSSANVPATGIVANVLRFRATNEGVNLTKLGIQLTNATVASSSSSDLLQYTVWDGSTLLGTQTITGSASFATTTLTLMNPAGVPLPKDIDKLITIKADLAQVGTNQSGTQGHLVKLDFLNAEGTGVQSGSTLEATGSTAVGGLRVFKSYPTVAIDTLSVTGGGVASDGNLIRFKVTASPSGDVALTSFNVKFATTSATISNLNAFAYTDAAYSQGVSGVSNGGQLKSTNVSLAAWADSTTVIGMTVTDSAGVASSVSIPAGQTRYFQVHGTVTPSTTTYSVGTTLLGDNAYPGLATTFMANAAVVEAGVSGTNNDFVWSPNATTTSIRTANDWTNGYQIPGLPTSGLSQNRTN, from the coding sequence ATGAGTAGAAAGTTCAAAAACTCGAAAGTGACGAAAGTCATTTCAGGTTTGACGGGCTTGATGACTGCAGTGGTCATGGTTGGTGGGGCACTCGTAGTGCCTGCATCTGCCGCAACCGCAGCAGAACTTCAATCTCAAATCGACGCTCTTCTCTCGCAGGTTCAGACCCTACAAGGTCAGGCCGAAGGAGGAGGATCAGCATCGTCAGGTTACACCTTCAGCAAGAATCTCTTGCTCGGTAGCACAGGTGCTGACGTTAAGGCGCTTCAAGAGCTCTTGAACCAGGATTCAGATACACAAGTATCTGTAACTGGCGCAGGTTCTCCGGGTGCAGAGACTTCATACTTTGGTCCTGCAACGAAACGCGCAGTTATTAAATTCCAAGAGAAGTACGCAGATGAGATTCTTGCCCCGATCGGCTTGGCCCACGGGACAGGAACAGTCGGCCCAGCCACTCGCGCAAAATTGAATGAGTGGTCAGGTACGGTCTCTAGTACAGACACTACTACCAGTACATTCCCTGCCGGCTGTACATCAGCTAGTGGCTTCAGTCCGACAACCGGACAGTCATGTGCTTCTGGTACAACGACAACCACAACCACGACACTTCCGGCCGGCTGTACATCAGCTAGTGGCTTCAGTCCGACAACCGGACAGTCCTGTGCCGGCGGTACAACCACCACAACGACTACGACTGGTGCAGGAACCCTCACGGTTTCTTCTGCCACTCAGCCGATGAACTCGCTCGCACCGAAAGGTACGTCGCGTGTTCCGTTCACAACCTTCACACTCACCGCAGGTGCGTCTGATGTCTCTGTGACAGGTGTCACCGTCCAGCGCGCAGGTCTCGCACAAGATGCGGCCTTCGCCGGTGTCGTTCTCTTGAGCAGTGATGGTACACAGCTCGGTATTGCCAAGACTTTGAACTCGGACCACACCGCAACAGTGGGTGATCCGTTCACTGTCAAGGCCGGTACTTCAGCCACCTACACCATCGCCGGTAACATGGCAGCGGATGAGACTTCATACGCAGGCCAAGTTGCCCAGCTCAATGTTATGGGTATCCAGACTGCCGCCACGGTATCAGGAACCTTCCCGATCCTCGGCGCCCAGCAGACGATTAACAACACTTTGAGTGTTGGTACGGCAACTTTCGCCGCTTCTTCTTTTGACCCTAACACGGCTCAAAGCAAGCAGATCGGTGAGACGGCTTACAAGTTCTCTGGTCTACGCGTTACCGCGGGTTCAGCAGAACGCGTAATCCTCAAGTCTGTTCGCTGGTACCAGTCAGGCTCGGCCGCATCAGGCGACCTTGCTAATGTCATCACTAAAGTTGATGGCGACAGCACCCTATATCCGACGACTGTGTCGGCAGACGGTAAGTACTACACGACAATCTTCGGTACAAGCGGCCTCTTGATTGACAAGGGTCTCTCAAAGGATCTCTATGTAACTGGTGACCTCGTAGGTGCTGGTTCTTCAGGCCGAACTGTAGAATTCGATGTTTACAAGAACACCGATATCTACATGACGGGTGAGACCTACGGCTACGGTATCATCGGTACAGCTACGGCCAACTGTAACGCAGTTGCTTCAACAGCAACGACAGCTTCTGAATTCATCAACTCAAGCACTTCTTGTGCGTCATCCGGTACGATTGGTACGCCGTTCTATAGCGCTTCGGTCTTAACGATCAGCGCCGGTTCGGTAACCAGTCTCCAGAAGGCCACATCGGTTCCTTCGCAGAACATTGCAGTCAATGTTCCGAATCAGATCTTGGGTGGCTATATTGTAGACCTCAAGGGTGAGCCGGTAGCGGTTCAGTCACATGTCTTCACAATCGCTTCCTCAACAGCGGTTGCAGGAAATGGTGTGCTTACAAGTGTAACTCTCGTTGATGAGAACGGTGCAGTTGTCGCCGGTCCTGTCGATGGAGTTTCTGCTACAGGTAACACGCCGACCCAGACAGTGACCTTCACCGATACGGTAACGTACAAGATCGGAGCACACACTTATACCCTTAAGGGTAAGGTGCCTTCGACCGCAAGTACGGGTAACACCTATCAGGTTTCCTCGTTCACGCTCTCGAGTGCAACAGGCCAGACAACGGGTAACACAATTACCTTCCCGGCCGGTACTGCGCTCAATACGATGACGGTTAAGTCCGGTGCGCTCGCAGTTTCTGTCTCGTCACAGCCGGTAGCACAGAGCATTGTGTCCGGCGGTACGAACGTACTTCTCGCGAACTACCAGCTTGACGCATCGCAGTCCGGTGAAGATGTACGCTTCTCTTCGCTCACCGGTACGCTCACGAGCACCGGTACCGAATTCGCAACCACTTCGCTTACGAACTGTCAGATCTACAATGATGCTGGTGTTTCGATAACGACAGGTTCGAATGTTGTCAATCCAACTGCTACGACGATTGCCTGGACATTCGACAACTCTTACACCGTAACCAAGGGGACCACCAAGACTCTCTCGGCCAAGTGTAACTTGTCAACAGCAGCAGTTGCGGGCAACATCGTCAGTCTCGGCCTTGCGGCAAGTGCATTGGGAACGGCCACTGGCCAAACTTCCGGCAATACAGTCGGAACGACCTATAGCGCTTCTGTGGGTCCTGCGATGACGATTGCCGCAGGTTCGTTTGCAGTGTCTCAAGATTCTTCCGCTCCTTCATACACTGTTGTTGGGTCAAGTGCGAACGTGCCGGCAACCGGCATTGTTGCTAACGTGCTTCGCTTCCGCGCAACTAATGAAGGCGTCAACTTGACCAAGCTCGGTATTCAGTTGACAAATGCCACAGTGGCATCGTCTTCGTCATCCGACTTGTTGCAGTACACAGTATGGGATGGCAGTACTCTCTTAGGTACCCAGACCATTACTGGTTCTGCCTCATTCGCGACAACCACACTCACACTCATGAATCCCGCTGGAGTTCCGCTCCCGAAGGATATCGACAAGCTCATTACGATCAAGGCTGACCTCGCCCAGGTTGGTACCAACCAATCCGGTACACAAGGTCACTTAGTCAAGCTTGACTTCTTGAATGCGGAAGGTACTGGAGTTCAATCAGGCTCGACTCTCGAAGCTACAGGTTCGACCGCTGTAGGCGGTCTCCGTGTCTTCAAGTCATATCCGACAGTTGCTATTGACACTCTCTCTGTAACAGGAGGAGGAGTCGCTTCTGACGGTAACCTGATCCGCTTCAAGGTAACAGCATCACCTTCAGGCGATGTGGCTCTCACGAGCTTCAATGTCAAGTTTGCAACGACATCGGCAACGATCAGCAACTTGAATGCCTTTGCTTACACAGATGCAGCCTACTCACAAGGTGTGTCTGGAGTATCAAACGGCGGCCAGTTGAAGAGCACGAACGTCTCATTGGCTGCATGGGCTGATAGTACAACAGTCATTGGTATGACTGTCACCGACAGCGCTGGAGTAGCAAGTTCTGTATCAATCCCAGCAGGTCAGACGCGCTACTTCCAGGTACATGGTACGGTTACCCCGTCGACGACAACCTATTCGGTTGGTACGACGCTCTTGGGTGACAATGCCTATCCCGGATTAGCGACCACATTCATGGCGAATGCCGCGGTTGTTGAGGCTGGTGTAAGCGGTACTAATAACGACTTCGTATGGTCACCGAATGCGACCACGACTTCGATACGTACTGCAAATGACTGGACGAACGGTTACCAGATCCCTGGTTTGCCTACCTCCGGATTGTCCCAGAACCGCACGAACTAG
- the rplJ gene encoding 50S ribosomal protein L10: MAINKEKKTEILATLAEMLKDAQSLVFVKFKGVKVNDQNAMRKSLREQGVGYYVAKKTLVKRALLDAKIEGTLPELEGEMAVAYSTDAVAPAKGIAEFVKKFKDVLGVAGGMLEGRYLAIAEVEALAKIPSREQLLGKLVNVMNAPIQGFVRTLNEVPGSFVRVLDGVSKTKN, from the coding sequence ATGGCAATCAACAAAGAAAAGAAGACAGAGATATTGGCGACCTTGGCAGAGATGCTTAAAGACGCCCAATCGCTCGTCTTCGTCAAATTCAAAGGCGTTAAGGTGAACGACCAGAACGCGATGCGCAAGTCGCTTCGCGAACAGGGCGTTGGCTATTACGTCGCGAAGAAGACTTTGGTCAAGCGCGCACTGCTTGATGCAAAGATAGAGGGCACCTTGCCTGAGCTCGAAGGCGAGATGGCAGTGGCCTATAGTACGGACGCAGTTGCTCCTGCAAAAGGCATCGCGGAGTTCGTCAAGAAGTTCAAGGATGTGCTTGGTGTGGCTGGCGGTATGTTGGAGGGCAGATATCTTGCCATCGCCGAAGTTGAGGCGCTCGCCAAGATTCCTTCGCGCGAACAGCTCCTCGGCAAATTGGTGAACGTCATGAACGCGCCGATTCAAGGCTTTGTCAGAACACTCAACGAAGTACCCGGATCATTTGTGCGTGTTCTTGATGGCGTGTCGAAAACTAAAAATTAA